Proteins encoded together in one Roseibacterium elongatum DSM 19469 window:
- the pufC gene encoding photosynthetic reaction center cytochrome PufC: MFPKWFDNWNRENPTNIFGPAVAVGVAGSAVFVAAMLVTWGQPYATDSMQTGPRGTGMHVAEFVSDLEAGDPTIAGYFTSEPVVPTADSERAGDVIEGAEPLLADLSVENYNRLIEAMRSWTGIPDLLEPGLDNYQTTVARRMIQMTQNINQNWAAHVQANAEVGVTCYSCHRGMPVPNNIWYRVSPVNENVAGWSANQNRVTMASNFTSLPSDYLEHYLIENEEGFYNDINVHDLASRVQQQPGDPLIQQTERTYAFMNYISNSLGVNCTFCHNTRAFYDPGQVTPQWATATLGITMVQEIIAEYLLPLQDVLPEERLGPVYADMPLAACRTCHQYEQQPLNGLNVIRNWPELAVLDGEPDYSAFE; the protein is encoded by the coding sequence ATGTTTCCCAAGTGGTTTGACAACTGGAACCGGGAGAACCCCACCAATATCTTCGGCCCCGCAGTTGCTGTCGGTGTCGCGGGATCGGCGGTGTTCGTAGCAGCGATGCTCGTGACCTGGGGACAACCCTACGCAACAGACAGCATGCAGACCGGACCCCGCGGGACCGGTATGCACGTCGCCGAATTCGTCTCGGATCTCGAGGCCGGTGATCCAACGATTGCGGGGTACTTCACCTCGGAACCGGTGGTGCCGACCGCAGACTCCGAGCGGGCCGGGGACGTCATCGAAGGGGCCGAGCCGCTCTTGGCCGACCTCTCGGTGGAGAACTACAACCGGCTGATCGAGGCGATGCGGAGCTGGACGGGTATTCCCGATCTGCTCGAACCTGGTCTGGACAACTACCAGACCACGGTCGCCCGGCGGATGATCCAGATGACCCAGAATATCAACCAGAACTGGGCGGCACACGTTCAGGCGAACGCAGAGGTGGGTGTAACCTGTTACTCCTGCCACCGCGGGATGCCGGTGCCGAACAACATCTGGTATCGGGTCAGCCCCGTGAACGAAAACGTTGCGGGCTGGAGCGCCAACCAGAACCGGGTCACGATGGCGTCGAACTTCACGTCGCTGCCCTCGGACTATCTCGAGCACTACCTGATCGAGAACGAGGAAGGCTTCTACAACGACATCAACGTCCACGATCTGGCCAGCCGTGTGCAGCAGCAACCGGGCGATCCGCTGATCCAGCAGACGGAACGGACCTACGCGTTCATGAACTACATCTCGAACTCGTTGGGTGTGAACTGTACCTTCTGCCACAACACGCGGGCGTTCTACGATCCCGGCCAGGTGACCCCGCAATGGGCCACCGCGACCCTGGGCATCACCATGGTTCAGGAAATCATAGCGGAATACCTCCTGCCGCTGCAGGATGTGTTGCCCGAAGAACGCCTGGGCCCGGTCTATGCCGACATGCCGCTTGCCGCGTGCCGCACGTGCCACCAGTACGAGCAGCAGCCGCTCAATGGCCTGAACGTCATCCGCAACTGGCCCGAGCTGGCCGTCCTTGACGGTGAGCCAGACTACTCGGCCTTCGAGTGA
- the dxs gene encoding 1-deoxy-D-xylulose-5-phosphate synthase: MTDTPNTPILDRVTYPADLRRLSDAELKQCADELRAETISVVSQTGGHLGSSLGVVELTVAIHAVFNTPYDKLIWDVGHQCYPHKIVTGRRDRIRTLRQKGGLSGFTKRSESDYDPFGAAHSSTSISAALGFTMARELGEATGDAVAVIGDGSISAGMAYEALNNAGDYGRRLFVILNDNEMSIAPPTGAMSRYLSNLATNSPLAALKDIADGVAQHLPEPLRQGAERARELVTGHPKSATLFEHLGFTYLGPVNGHDMAELLAVLRAAKARATGPVLIHAVTVKGKGYAPAEGADDCYHGVAKFDVKTGEQKKSKSNAPSYTGVFGSTLTRMAETDSRIVGVTAAMPGGTGLNVLQKAMPGRVFDVGIAEQHAVTFCGGLAAGGLKPFCAIYSSFLQRGYDQIVHDVALQNLPVRFMIDRAGLVGADGPTHAGAFDISFLAALPNMTVMACADEAELVHMMATAAAYDDGPIALRYPRGEGVGVDLPDPGTVLEIGKGRLLQDGHDVALLSLGAHLAEVQEAARALEAKGISVTIADARFAKPLDTQLIDDLVANHAALVTVEQGSMLGFGALVLHHLAATGQLDGRCAVRPMFLPDRFIDQASPSDMYEDAGLTATDIAATALQAMGVATPDFVAPKRA; the protein is encoded by the coding sequence ATGACCGACACACCGAACACCCCTATTCTCGATCGCGTGACCTATCCGGCGGATTTGCGCCGTCTGAGTGACGCGGAATTGAAACAATGCGCCGACGAGTTGCGCGCCGAGACGATTTCCGTGGTTTCCCAAACCGGCGGCCATCTTGGATCGTCCTTGGGTGTGGTCGAATTGACGGTGGCCATTCATGCCGTGTTCAACACGCCCTATGACAAGCTGATCTGGGATGTCGGGCACCAGTGTTACCCGCACAAGATCGTCACTGGTCGGCGCGATCGGATCCGCACCCTGCGCCAGAAAGGCGGCCTGTCCGGTTTCACCAAACGCTCCGAGAGCGATTATGACCCCTTTGGCGCCGCGCATAGTTCGACCAGTATCTCGGCCGCGCTAGGCTTCACCATGGCGCGCGAACTGGGCGAAGCCACGGGGGATGCGGTGGCCGTCATCGGCGACGGGTCAATCAGTGCCGGCATGGCCTATGAGGCCCTGAACAATGCCGGCGATTACGGGCGCCGCCTTTTCGTAATTCTGAACGACAATGAAATGTCGATCGCCCCTCCGACGGGCGCCATGTCGCGCTACCTGTCGAACCTGGCCACGAACTCCCCGCTGGCCGCCCTCAAGGATATTGCAGATGGCGTGGCCCAGCACCTGCCTGAGCCATTGCGCCAGGGGGCCGAACGCGCGCGCGAGTTGGTTACGGGGCACCCGAAATCCGCGACGCTGTTCGAGCATCTGGGATTCACCTATCTGGGGCCCGTGAACGGGCACGACATGGCCGAGTTGCTCGCGGTGCTGCGCGCGGCCAAGGCCCGTGCCACGGGGCCGGTCCTGATTCATGCCGTGACGGTCAAGGGCAAAGGCTATGCCCCGGCCGAAGGTGCCGACGATTGCTACCATGGCGTTGCCAAGTTCGATGTCAAAACCGGCGAGCAGAAGAAATCGAAATCGAACGCACCCAGCTATACCGGCGTGTTTGGATCGACCCTGACCCGCATGGCCGAGACGGACTCGCGGATCGTTGGTGTTACCGCGGCCATGCCTGGCGGTACCGGGCTGAACGTGTTGCAAAAGGCCATGCCTGGGCGTGTCTTTGACGTCGGCATTGCGGAACAGCATGCCGTGACCTTCTGCGGCGGTCTTGCCGCCGGGGGTCTCAAACCGTTCTGCGCGATCTACTCCAGTTTCCTGCAACGCGGATACGATCAGATCGTTCACGACGTGGCCCTGCAGAACCTGCCGGTGCGCTTCATGATTGATCGCGCCGGCCTGGTCGGGGCCGATGGGCCGACCCATGCCGGGGCGTTCGACATCAGTTTCCTTGCCGCATTACCCAACATGACGGTCATGGCCTGCGCGGACGAGGCCGAACTGGTTCACATGATGGCGACGGCCGCGGCTTATGACGATGGGCCGATCGCCTTGCGCTATCCGCGGGGCGAGGGGGTCGGCGTCGATCTGCCCGACCCCGGCACCGTGCTGGAGATCGGCAAGGGTCGTCTCCTGCAAGACGGTCATGATGTTGCCTTGCTCTCCCTCGGCGCACATCTGGCCGAGGTTCAGGAGGCCGCGCGCGCCCTCGAGGCCAAGGGCATCTCGGTCACGATTGCCGATGCACGGTTCGCGAAACCACTCGATACCCAGTTGATCGACGATCTGGTTGCCAATCATGCCGCCCTAGTCACGGTGGAACAGGGGTCGATGCTCGGCTTCGGGGCGTTGGTCTTGCACCACCTTGCCGCGACCGGGCAGCTGGACGGGCGTTGCGCGGTTCGACCCATGTTCCTGCCCGATCGCTTCATCGATCAGGCCAGCCCGTCCGACATGTATGAAGATGCCGGGCTGACCGCCACCGATATCGCGGCGACCGCGCTGCAGGCGATGGGTGTGGCCACGCCGGATTTCGTCGCGCCCAAGCGCGCCTGA
- the idi gene encoding isopentenyl-diphosphate Delta-isomerase, producing the protein MTIDIPTWVDGRLTPVEKLEAHVKGLRHKAISVFLLREGRVLLQRRAMGKYHTPGLWANTCCTHPFWGEDSLTCASRRLAEELGLHDVTLTYRDTVEYRADVGGGLIEHEVVDIFVGQLPQGTEPQPNPDEVMDTIWQPLETLAEDVARQPDGFTPWLQIYMRDHAEKIFVEADPA; encoded by the coding sequence ATGACAATCGACATTCCCACCTGGGTGGATGGCCGCCTGACACCCGTCGAAAAGCTCGAAGCGCATGTCAAAGGGCTGCGTCACAAGGCGATTTCCGTGTTCCTTCTGCGCGAGGGGCGCGTGTTGCTGCAGCGGCGCGCGATGGGCAAGTACCATACGCCGGGGCTTTGGGCGAATACCTGCTGCACACATCCGTTCTGGGGTGAAGACAGCCTGACCTGCGCCAGCCGACGCCTCGCTGAAGAGCTTGGGTTGCATGACGTGACCCTGACCTATCGCGATACGGTCGAGTACCGGGCCGATGTCGGCGGCGGGCTGATCGAGCACGAGGTTGTCGATATCTTCGTGGGTCAATTGCCACAGGGGACCGAGCCACAGCCCAACCCCGACGAGGTGATGGATACCATCTGGCAGCCGCTCGAGACGCTGGCGGAGGATGTGGCGCGACAACCGGATGGGTTCACGCCCTGGCTGCAGATCTACATGCGCGACCACGCCGAGAAGATTTTTGTCGAGGCCGATCCCGCCTGA